The Mytilus trossulus isolate FHL-02 chromosome 3, PNRI_Mtr1.1.1.hap1, whole genome shotgun sequence genome contains a region encoding:
- the LOC134710687 gene encoding ATP-dependent DNA helicase RecQ-like — translation MDAESVRTNFNEIKSSYNINFELKEEQIEVAVAALQKRNVVCLLPTGFGKTMCMVLPVILQMDKNPITLIISPLSSLIDDQMSTLENWNIKCAKITSRSDMQTDVIRGISNGEYNLIFSSPESVLKPFWKKVFLGSIWQSRLCMICVDEAHCISEWGEDFRTDYQSLHELRSFFSAPVMALTATSTQKVKDDIMETLQLTDADTDIIFKSPDRPNIFIEIRKSDSNDFEISLKWLIDYIRENGVNSKKIVVYCRSIDRVSDLFLCLKDNLQLHAYANQDKKASNLLVEMFHKSTSEDSKERILKEFKREDSRIRCLIATVALGMGLDIRDIDLVIHIGCPKSVLSYWQEAGRCARDGRDGFSFVLYDNFTLSLKTTGKCIRDIIKKHQHLYQTSNCKFIDRRQLQRRQIRY, via the coding sequence ATGGATGCCGAAAGTGTACGCACAAACTTCAATGAGATTAAATCTagttacaatataaattttgagcTGAAAGAAGAGCAGATTGAGGTGGCTGTAGCAGCCTTACAGAAGAGGAATGTTGTGTGTCTGCTTCCAACAGGTTTTGGAAAGACAATGTGCATGGTGTTGCCAGTCATTTTACAAATGGACAAAAATCCTATAACTCTTATTATTTCCCCGTTATCGTCTTTGATAGACGATCAGATGTCAACCCTGGAAAATTGGAACATCAAGTGTGCAAAAATTACATCTCGCTCAGACATGCAAACAGACGTTATAAGGGGCATTTCTAATGGagaatataatttaatattctCTTCACCCGAATCTGTACTGAAACCATTCTGGAAGAAGGTCTTCCTTGGAAGTATTTGGCAGTCTCGTTTGTGTATGATATGTGTGGACGAAGCACACTGCATTTCTGAATGGGGGGAAGATTTTCGGACAGACTATCAATCATTGCATGAACTTAGAAGTTTTTTCAGTGCACCCGTAATGGCACTGACAGCAACCTCCACACAGAAAGTTAAGGATGACATCATGGAAACGTTGCAGTTGACAGATGCTGACACAGATATTATTTTCAAGTCACCGGATAGACCAAACATCTTCATTGAAATAAGGAAAAGCGACAgtaatgattttgaaatttcactAAAATGGCTTATTGATTATATCAGGGAAAACGGAGTAAATTCCAAGAAAATCGTGGTTTACTGTAGGTCAATTGATAGGGTGTCCGATTTATTCTTGTGTTTAAAAGACAACCTTCAATTACATGCTTATGCAAATCAGGATAAAAAGGCAAGTAACCTGCTTGTGGAAATGTTCCATAAGAGTACATCGGAAGACTCTAAAGAACGCATCCTGAAAGAGTTTAAACGGGAAGATAGCAGAATCCGATGCTTAATTGCTACTGTCGCATTAGGTATGGGACTGGACATCAGGGACATAGACCTTGTTATTCATATAGGATGTCCGAAATCAGTGTTGTCCTATTGGCAAGAAGCTGGCAGATGCGCAAGGGATGGCAGAGATGGattcagttttgttttatatgataaCTTTACTTTGTCGCTCAAAACCACCGGCAAATGTATACGtgatatcataaaaaaacaccaGCACTTGTATCAGACGTCAAATTGTAAATTCATTGACCGTAGACAACTTCAAAGAAGACAAATTAGATACTAA
- the LOC134710688 gene encoding putative per-hexamer repeat protein 5 has translation MKGCLALLCLLPACLSAPLSDGTFDPNALNKDFGTGGFAAGSGGFGSGTGGSFNPNALNQNFGGAGFGSMSTFAGSMTTFAASTVAPSGTTETFDPNKVNNFGSGTGFGGSGFGTGSGSGTGGFGSGTGFGSGGSGTGTFDPNKLNGGTGSGTFDPNKLNKLEMKDTTDTASTTSFVDHVSGCDLMIISLPYLTILSAGGIERRHKFAIMNLLIFLTVLIPTCYSASLSMFNTNGTASFDPNKMAAGKFSPNSGAGTFDPNKLGAGSFKPSSLGAGSFNPNSVPSGSFNPNSMGAGSFSPNSMGSGTFDPNKAPSANFDPNSFGKK, from the exons ATGAAGGGTTGTTTAGCTCTTCTTTGTCTCTTACCAGCATGTCTGTCGGCTCCACTATCTG ATGGAACATTTGACCCGAATGCTCTAAACAAGGACTTTGGTACTGGTGGTTTCGCGGCCGGCAGTGGTGGATTCGGATCTGGCACAGGTGGTAGTTTTAATCCAAACGCTTTGAACCAGAACTTTGGAGGAGCTGGATTCGGCTCCATGTCAACATTTGCCGGCTCCATGACCACATTTGCTGCATCGACTGTTGCTCCATCTGGGACAACTGAAACATTCGATCCTAATAAAGTAAACAATTTCGGAAGCGGAACTGGATTTGGAGGAAGTGGTTTCGGTACAGGAAGTGGAAGTGGAACAGGAGGTTTTGGTTCCGGAACTGGTTTTGGTAGTGGTGGAAGTGGAACTGGAACCTTTGACCCGAATAAACTTAATGGTGGTACCGGAAGTGGGACCTTTGATCCAAACAAGCTCAATA AACTAGAAATGAAAgacacaacagacacggcttccacTACCTCATT TGTTGACCACGTGTCTGGCTGCGACCTGATGATAATCTCACTGCCTTATCTGACAATCCTATCAGCAGGTGGAATAGAACGACGACACAAGTTTGCTATAAtgaatttgttaatatttttaactgttttaattCCAACATGCTATAGTG caTCATTGAGCATGTTCAATACAAATGGCACAGCAAGTTTCGATCCTAATAAGATGGCAGCTGGCAAGTTTAGTCCAAACTCTGGAGCTGGAACATTTGACCCAAATAAATTAGGAGCTGGATCCTTCAAACCAAGTAGTCTTGGAGCTGGAAGTTTTAATCCGAACAGTGTCCCATCCGGGAGTTTCAATCCAAACTCTATGGGTGCAGGATCATTCTCTCCAAATAGTATGGGATCAGGCACATTCGATCCGAACAAGGCTCCATCTGCAAACTTTGATCCAAATAGCTTTGGAAAGAAATAA